Part of the Motacilla alba alba isolate MOTALB_02 chromosome Z, Motacilla_alba_V1.0_pri, whole genome shotgun sequence genome, cagcctgtcccctgaTACTGGGGGTTGTCCTGACCCAGGCACAGCACCTTGAACTTGGTCTTGTTGATCCTCATGACATTTCCATGGGCCCACTTCTCGAGGCTGTACAGATGCTTCTGGTTGGCATCCTGTCTTTCAGGAATGTCAACCTCAACATTCGGCCTGGTGTCAACTGCAAATCTGATGAGGGTGCACTTCATCTATGAAATAACAGTGGTCCCAATACAGACCCCGAGGGATACCACTGTTTACTGATGTCCATTGGAACTCTGAGCTGTTGACCACTACCCTCTGGATGCCACTGATTTCCTATCCATGTAACAGTTCATCcatcaaatccatctctctccatGTTAGAGGGAAGGATGTTGTGGGGAACCATGTCAAAGTCCTGATCAATTAATCTACTTTTCCATAAGTGGAGTCACTCCATCCCAGAAGGCTTTCTggttggtcaggcaggacttgcccttggtcaagccatgctggctgtcccaaatcacctccctgtcctccatGTGCCTTAGCACAGCTTCCAGCCAgatctgttccatgatcttCCCAGGCATAGAGGTGATGCACACAGGTCAGCTGTTCCAGGGATCCTCCTTTCTACCCTTTTTAAAGATGAGTacaatgttttcccttttccagtcTTATGGGACTTCACCTGACAGCCAGGACTTTTCAAATGTTCTGGAGAGTGGTTTAGCAACTACATCAGCTGGTTGCCTCAGGACTCTAGGATGCATCTCCTTGGCTTCCGTAGGCTTTTAGGTTCTTCAGGTGGCCGTGAGCCTGATTTTTACTTAGAGCGGGAGAGACTTTGCTCTCACAGACCCCATCCCGCTGTTTGTCCACTCAAGAGATGTGGGAAGAGGAGTTACCATTGAAGACTGTGATGAAAGAAGTTGTTGAGTACCTCCGCTTTCCTCTCAGTCATTGTTACCATCATTGTCTATCAGGGGACACATCTTCTTTGACCTCCAAATGAGCAGACAGGCAGCAGGGTAGCACTGCAGAAAAGGTCCTGGGTGTCTTGGTTGTCAAGACAGCTGTGCACACTGGCAACAACCAGGATCAAGAGCATCCTGTGCTGTCCAGGAGCACAGCTAGTCGGCTGAGAGAAGGAATTATTACTGTCTCCCCAGCACTACAATATTAGGCTATTGCATTCAGTTTTGACCTCCATAAAGGAAGAGCATGACAAACTGCTGGAGCAAGTTCATTGGAGAACCATGAGGGTGGTTAGGGGTTGGTGCACTTATCCTGTGCAGacaaggctgagggagcaggacTTACTCTGCCTGAAGAAGAGACGGTTACCAGGACATCTCATAGCACCCCAGTAGTACTGACACAGAGGTTTTAATAAGGAAGGACCAAGGTTCTTTACAGGAGTGCACACTGTAAGGACAAGAGACAAATGGCAGAACTTCAAACTAGGTGTTCAGGCTGGATTAGAGGAGAAACCTCTTTACTCTAAAGGCAGACAAGGAGAGGAGCAGGTTAAGTGAAGTTCCATTGACCTGTCCTGCCTTTCTTTTCAACCTAGCCTGTCCTctttaaatgtgtttcttttgtaTTGATCTAATAGTTCTTCCCCTCTTAAGAGTCAGAGGCCCAAGATTTGGAAAGCTGAAGCTCATGTGAACAAGTCTTTCCTACAATCTGGGAAACTACCTTAAAATCATATAAGAATTTGACTGTTTCAAAAGCCTGAGGAAGtaataaattaatctttttatAAAAAGGTGAAAAGGCATTCAATGAACAAATAATTACATACACTACTGTATAACTTATTTGGGCAGGCAATTACAAGGTTTCTTTGATAGAAGACTGGAGAATGGTAGTTTTTTGTAGTTTAGATATAAATGAAGTGTGAGATTTGGGCTATTCTTTAACAACTGACTCTCCAGATAAATAAGCTTTAAGACAGGGGCAAGAACTAAAGTTTTTGTGCTTTAACTTCTCATCTTTGAGCAATCTGTATAACCAGTCAAAACAACCTAAACCATCCAAAACCTAAACCAGTCTAAACGAACCAGCTGTCTTCAGCTAAGTCTGCCAAAacatctgctgccagcagtcATGGAGTATGGCAGCAGTGGAAGGCTAGCCATCCTTTGCATTTCACATGTGTAGCACACCTGCTGTCCTACACAGTAGAAAAAAAGTGAGGTAAAGAATTATTACTGGAGCTGTCACATTCACAAATGTGACAACTCATtagaagtgtttttttcctcatgcagGAGTTGTTGCTTGACAGGCTGGTAACTGAAAGATGAAACAAATAGGACAAAACTACCACTTCTTAGGTATaccttcatattttttttttaataaagaagttCCTCAcagataaaaacaaacaaaattctttGAGCATCCATTGTTTTGACAAGATTAGTAAGACAAGATtaggagaaaaatgtaaagtctctgaaaagagaatttatttatttttacatcctGATAAACATTTTGTGGCACTTTGGATTCTATAACCTCATTAAACTCAAGTTATGCAACTCCTAGGTAGGCAGTACAGGAGAATTGTAATTTTCACAAGTTTCTTTTCTTGGTAGAGGTGTATTTGGTAAATGGAGCAAACTTTGCACCTTGGATCTTCTGAACCTTTTGTAACCTTCTTGTACTCTTTATATCTAGGGAGAAAACATACTGTGACAGACAGAAAGACTTTGATACAACTGCAAAATGAAAGTTCTGGTACATCGTCCCAAATTTATGTGCAAGATTAAGTAAGTTTGATGTGATGTCAATATCACATCATGTTTTTATCCTTTAAGGAACACAGTTCATTATACCAGAGCTCTCTTGACACTAAGTATGATGAAATTCAGTTACTCAATTCTTTCATGAAGCAATTTATTTGTAAGCAAGCttcaaaaaacctgaaaataaatgatCATATCAGGTCCAGGTGAGATCCAGAGGATTTTATAAGACTGTATAAATGTGGAAGTAGTGGATGAAAAGcagatggagctgtgctgttttTTAGTGGTCTGTCCTGGCCTTCCCATTTCCTGGTTTCTCATAGAGCTACAAACAATTTCATCCATCCACTCACATGACAGGAGTGGGAGTCATTAGCTTCCCAAATGCTGGAAAATCTTGCTAAATTTCTGTCTctataaaatgtgtttttacagGTTGGTGAATTGTGGAAGTGTGAAATCCAATGGTACCTATCCCATAGAGCCATAAGCAAAAGCGTTTCTAGATTACTGAAATCTTCTACATTGttgacttctgttttctgaattgCCTTCATTACTGCAAGTAATTAGAAAAGAGGGGTGACACAAACCATATGTGGAGGTtgaaaagaaaagtttaaaataaattgtggcTTCCAAGAACCAAGAATTTAAAGCTTTGAATGTGCCCTCCTGTTGGCAACCAGCAGGGAAGAAGAGCTACAGGGGGATTGGTTTCATTTGATTTAAACCAGCCCATCAATATTTGGAAATTAAAGGGATAATGCTGTTTTGGCTCATGGAAAGAAGTGGCTCATGAAGTATCACCTTCCTAAGTAAGAGAGGTTTCAGAGTTGCAGTTTTTTCACCTCTCCAAGTTGGTGATATCTGAATCAAAAGTAAATCCTGATGTTCATTTAAACAGgatatctttcttttttttcccccaaaatctcaCAGCTGAAGAGACAATAAAAGTATTAGATCACATTTATGCACTCTTTGTCTTGCAatggaaaacaagagaaattcAATTTCTTATATCTacactacattaaaaaaaaaaagagaaaagagaaaaaagggtaAGTACCTAGCACATAattagtttggggttttttttttggtgtttttttgtttttttgttttttttttttttgcttcataaTAGCTCTACAGTTACTTCCTTCctgaaaaagtctttaaaaaactGTTCTAATCACACTAGAAATAAATCAAGTGCTGACTTGTTAGTTAAAAGCACCAAAGCACCAACAGCCCCTGAGTAAGAGAAGCAAAAGCCCTGCTATGGAAAGTCAGCAAAGTTCTGGATCAGGTCTAAGTTATGCAGGAAGATATGGTATGTCTTTCAACTTTTTATTTGATTGCCAGATTAACTATACCTTTTCATAATCAGGAACACATTAGACTGCATAGTCTAAACAAAATTACATATTAATGTTTATATATCAAATATATGCACACTTTTCACATAGGTACAGAgactcagaagaaaatccttcaGTACAAATTCATCCATCcattgtgggaaaaaaaaaccctacagagATCCCATCAAGTAAAACATCTGTATTTCACCAAAATCATTATAGTCAGCAGTAGTAAGTATTTAATGAAAAGGTAGATACATTTATCACAAGCAGACATAACTGCAGaactcatattttattttagcatgTACACTCCTTACTATCTCAGGAGTTTCCTAGTTCTGCTAACAAAACTGAGACTTAGTCAATAATAAACCATAtcagagctgaaagaaaactgTGTAACAACATAGCAAAGTCAAAAGGTTGAAATTTAAGGCCCAGTCAGCTAGCAAATATGATGATATGACAGGCAAGTTATTTGTGCTTCAAATACActgattttaatatttaatagcTTATTTCCAGCTCTTAAGTTTTAGAACAAATAACTTCCTGACAAAGTACATAAAGGATCTGCTCAGAGTTAATGAATCGCATCTCTGGGAGAAAAACACCAACCAATCAACCCAAAAAACCAGCTAgggtttgatttattttttattgtaaagAATTGCCAGTTTAACTTCTTTAGTCATGTTTTGTCTCTGGACCTAGGGAACATGAAAGCAATTCTTATCAATAGAGTACCTTAATGcattctgaaatgcaaaatatgcaGAACACCCACATATGGAGTAACAGATTGCTGTTAAGGTTTAGTAAAAGTTGTGcactctgaaaataaaatgtccaAATCTTGTTGTTAAAACCACATTGCAATTTCTGATTCTACACTCTTAATAATGTATCAGAAACCCAGTATACAAAACACCctttttaaatgtatgtgtatatgtgtaAATATATAGCACTATTTATTTCTATACCTGACAGTACCTGTTGGCCTACAGAATAGATCAACTCCCTCACCAGCAAGATTGTAAAGAAACACCATGTATGCTAGACTCCAGAGTGATGTGCTCATGCATGATACTCTCCTTTGGCTGTGTCACTGGTGCCCACATGGATGACAGGAGGTTGTGGTCTGAGGGCTTGGCAAAAGCACCCCAGATCAAAGGCCCTGACAAGCAGCAAACCTTCTGAGACAGAGAGGTCAGCAAAAGTAAAGTCTGCAGCCACCATGACTTGCTCTGTCCTTGTGAGGGGCTCAGATGGCTTTCCCAACCAAgcttgtttctgtttatttgttgtCAAAGTATTGCACCTGAGTGCCTTCAGTTCATATCTGCATGACCAAAAGGAGTCATTCTCCTGTTGCCAGGAGTCACAAGCTCCCAACATTTCCACCTTGGGAGTCCCAACTTTGCCACCTTGCTAGTCCAAATCTACTACAGAGTCCAGCATTGCCTTTTAGCTGTCTTACCTCTTAAGCAGCTATTGAAGataaattcttaaaataagaTATCACTATGGAGTTAATGGGGTTTGTTGATGATTAAATCATTATAAAATCATAATTAAACAGTTATTGAATGATAATTAAATAGTAATGTAATTAAACAACTACAGCTCAATGGACAAAATGGCCTCAAGGCTGAGGCTACAGATTTCTATGGTATAATGTTGTTGATTTGTAGTTATCCTGCCTTGGTGCAGGAGTACAGCCACAGCAGTTTTAGTTTTGGCTAGTCCTGCTCAGGATGGTTCTGTTTGGCCGTGATAAGTTGTGGTGTATACTCCTTGGTTCCTGAGAAGTCAATGGCCTGGCACAGTTCTCTGGGTGTGCACAGCAGGGCTGATGGTGGTGATGCCTGAACCAAAGTGCTGTTCACTCAGCCAGAGTCCTGCACCTATCATTGCTGCAGAGGGCTCCAGCACTTACCTCTGCACAGGCACCTCCTTGGAGGGATCCTGCTCATCCTCCCTGGTGCTGTGTGgtctgctgccttctcccatAGCTTCTGCACCAGGCAGCTCTCTACCTCAGCCAGACCTCAGCCTCCTCAGTGTCACCCTGGGAAGAGGCATTTGGCACTCCATATAATCCTACACCTGCAGGAAGGACCCCCCCTCCGTGTTCTGTTAGAACATCATCTGAGCTGGTGCTAAGGGGCATGCTATCATGCTGGCTCCAGCAGAGTCTTCAGCAGTTCTTCTGTCCACCTTTGGTGTCCCCTGTAATGGGAGTGCTGTGCTAAAGCCAGCTGCCCCTCACCAGTGGATCACTGCTGTCATCTGGTACAGCTGAACAGAAGTAAACACTCCCTGATCAGGAGAGCACTGACTTGGAGCTGCTGTGTTCCACaataaggaaaacagaaggagaggcagcagtgtATCTCTATCTGAGAAAAATGAACTGGTCTCTTATGTGCTAAGTCCCCATTTGCTATCCCTGGTTACCACTacatttccttcttctgttcTCTAACAGTTTGTAACTAAAATGGGTTCTGTTGAGTGCAGTCCATGGTTGATTAATGGAAAGATAATTCATGAGAAGGCTGCTGCAAGCACTGGTTTTGTAGGTGTTTATTTCATTGAATAACATAGAATAGGAGAGGACTCTAGCTCAGAGCAAGGGCAACACTTACAGTTAGATCCAAGTTTGGTATTAAAGCAGTTTCCCACATTCTCCCAGCAGGAGTGCTGACTTGCTTATGACCTTGCTTATATGCCCTTGTTATGCAGATGAAAATTCACAATGTGTAACTTAGTTCAAGATTTCAGAAAGAATGTGAGTTTTCCAATCCATGCTGCAAGTAAGACAATTGAAAACTTGCTTGTGTTCTCTGTGACATAAGCGGACAAGACCAACAGGCAGTCATTGATAGAAATTTTCAAGGTGTGCAGGGCAGCTGATAACGTGGGCAACAGTGTAACATTCCAGAGAgtcaggcagggaaggaaaagtggCAATGACCCTTATTATTGCAGAATTGATGTCCTTAAATTCCCCATGGGCCAAAAGAAATTACGATCCAGCTTAAAAATGGGCCTACCACTAAGTTAACAGTGATCCTGCACCTGTGCATTCCAGTTTGGGAACAGGCatcagcacctccagcaccaaAGCTGTGATGGGCCTGGAGAGAAGCTGAAAGCTCATCCCAAATCTAGGGAGCCACCTATAGGCTGGTTACAGGACAGAACGGCCATGCATTATGCAGATTCCTGTAGCTGTAAGAGAAGGGATTACAAGTGACCTCGCCCCTGGTAAGTCACAGTTGTACTAATTAAACAGCCTTGCCCTTAATAGGTTGCAGCTGTGACTAATAAAGGTAAGTGTGATAAAAAGGGTGGGTTGGCTGATCAGGGAGAGCTTTGAGAAAGAGGACCTTGAGGAGGTAGAGGAGCCTTGAGAAAGAGGAGCATGCAGGATGAATGGTATGTATGTTACTCATAGCAGTGGAAGCAAGTTCTTGTATCAATGTTTCTTGGATGTGCATCTCAAATTATGCTGCTTGGCTTGTCTCACAGTACTTTTGGAACCAGCATTGCAAATCAATTATTCAATTGCTCCCCCTGCCTTTCAAGATCTTCCTTGGAAGAGGGCAGAAGGCAAGGAGGCTTTCTCAGAACAGAGATGGTATTGGGTAGGCTGTGAAGGACAAACCCCATGTTTATGCTTTATTGAAAGACTGTGCAAAAGGAAACACTGCACCAGAAACTGCAGACTTTTTAATCAGTCCCAGCCACTGGATTGGCAACCCACAAACAACTGTTCCGATTGGTTTGTTTGGCTACTTTATGTtggcttctttcttttttttttttttttcataagtaATGTAGACTGACAGTATAATCATTCCAGCAATCCTTTCTAAAAGACCAGAAGAGCCCTTTTAGGAGCCAAGAAACAGCTGCTGGATTCAAATTCCAAAAGTGTCTTTAGAGTCATCGAATCATCAGATTTACACAACACCTGATGACATCAACATTCAGTCGAGCTCAATAGGACTGCTGTCTTCCTGACCATCTTCTGTGTTATCTTCCCCAGTTCCCATCAGACTGTTCAAAAGATTTCCTAGCAATCCCTCATAGGATGAGGCCTGCTTGGGTGGAACTCTGAAGTAAAGCTGTCCTATTCTATCTAGGTACTCATTATACAGGGGGTCTCTTTTCAGTGAAGGGTGATACTGTTCACACAATACTGTACATATTGTTAGTTTTCCTCCATGAACTGCCAACAACAGAAACCAGATGAAGTTTAGCAGTGGTTGCACAAAGGGTGGACCCTTCTCTATCAAAGGATGTTTCTGTATGTATGTCGTAAAAACAACTGATGCGCTGGTCTTATTTTTTAAGCAGAGAAATTGTAGTATTGCCTGAGCTAAAAAAATGTCCACCTCACTGAGGTATCTGCGGGACAAGGAGTATTCCACCAGCATATTTGCGTAGCCGTGACCATCTGTTGAGTGCAAGTGATACCAAGATTCACTACAGTTTTGCTCTTTCCACAGGGTAACAGCTAGGGACTGATGTAGTTTTGGATGTCCAAGTATTCCTGATCCCCCACTGGGCCATTTTAGTGCTCTGGATATGAAAGTCACTCTTGCAGGAGAACTTGGATCCATTAAACTAAACAATTTAGCCAAGTTTTCTAAAAGGTCTTCTGCTACTTTTGCATCCGACTTCTCCAAAGACTCCAAAACCAGCATGTactgaacagcagcactgtttTGCTGGTTATGACTGAAGAACAGTAAACCCCTGAATACATTAATTCTCTTGCTTCTGCatgttttgcctgtgacaggTACCTGAAGAAGAGCGTCTGGTGCATCTGGATATTATTGACGTGATAACGAGTTACATGATAAGAAGGAAGGCAGAGATAAGGCAGCCCGAGAGTTGCTCAGGATAAgacagccaggagctgtggaggaACACGGCCTTTGAGTCATGGGAAGAAACGTGGCCTGGAGTTGTGAGGAGACAGCACCCAAAAAAGAGCAACGAGAAATaacacagctgggagaagagctGCAAAAGTCCGGGTTTCAATTGTAAGAAGCGGTATGCTGCAGTCCGGCAGGGTCTTGGGGCAGTGCCGTGTTCCCCTGACTGCTGCTGGGTGCATGGACACCCAGCCCACTGGCGAGcgccctgccagccctggctgccctggctcttTCACCACTCCAACCTGAGGATGCAGCGGGGTGGTCTGGCTAAAGCAGTGAGTGGCAACGCGGGAGCGGCAACAGAACTCAGAGAGACAGAATCATGCCTATGGTGACCCACAGAGAGCTGTAAGACACCAAGTTGACTAAGAAGAGGTAAACCAGCGCAAGAACTAGAAACAGAGTAGTTTTATATGCTAGCAAAACATgtattgtatttaaatttttgtatAATTGTTAATCCTAAGCAGAATATGtaaatatgtttaaataaaggtttcttttattaaaataaaaggggGAAATATAGGTGACCTTGCCCCTGATAAGTCCCAGTTCTTCTAATTACTAAAGAAGAATTACAGCCTTGCCCTTAATGGGTTGCAGCTGTGACTAATAAAGATAAGTGTGATCAAAGGGGTGGGTTGGCTGGTCAGGGAGAGCCTTGAGGAAGATGACCTTGAGGAGGTAGAGGAGCcctgaggaagaaagaaagatcCAGAGAGacaaagaagaacaaaacaaggAAGAGAGTTGTTGCAGCAGAAGATCTGCTGTGAGATCAGTCTGGGTCTGATGGAGTTAGAGACTGGCCTGCAGTCATAGTTGAGCTAGGTAAAAGCCTGTGGTCAGCAAAGAGTCATTTGGAGtcattttccagcaggaaataGCCAGCAGTCAGAGTCTGCCAGAGAAAGCAACAGTAGGAGCTTGCTGTAGTCAGAGTCAGGATGGCTAAGCTCTAAAGAAGAATAAACTGTCCAAGTGCcgagtcctgcactttggctGCAATAACCCCCTGCAAAGTTATAGTctggggacggtgtggctggacagtgctcaggtggaaagggacctgggagtgctggttgACAGTCatctgaacatgagccagcagtgtgcccaggtgggcaagaaGGCCAATGCCAttctggcctgtatcaggaatagtgtggccagcaggagcagggaggtcattcttcccctgtactcggcactggtgaggccacaccttgagtgctgtgtccagttctgggcccctcagtttaggagggacgttgagatgcttgagcgtgtccaaaggagagcaacgaggctggtgaggggcttggaacacaagctgtatgaagaacgactgagggagctggggttgtttagcctggagaaaaggagactcagagatgaccttatcactctcttcaacttcctgaagggtggctgtggtgagctgggggtcggtctctttctctAGGCAACAACAGACtgaacaagaggacacagtctcaagctgcaccaagggagatacaggctagagttaaggaggaagtttttcacagaaagagtggtcaaatactagaatcatctgcccagggaggtggtggagtcaccatccctgaatgtgtttaaaaaaaagactggatgtggcacttggtgccatgatctagttgaggtgttagaacatgggttggacttgatgatcttaaaggtctcttccaacctaaaaattctgtgattctgggacCCTTTTCACATTGTTAAATGAGAGTCTGTGTCTTAGCTCATTTCTACCCCTAACGAGAGGTCTGCTGCAACAGATTCCCACCTTCCCACCACAGACCATTGACATAATAGAAATCTAAGCACTGGAGTGTTGAAGTGCATCAGGACTAAAAAAGGTGAATGAGATTTCAGTGATGGAAATGAAGCACTGAGGGCCTGGTAGCACTTCATAGGACATTTCATAGGAGATCCCATTAGATAGCTTTCTCTTGGCACAATCACAGCTCTTCATTAAGGTCTCTGGTAAATGAGGCAGCTTGTTCACTgaagagagattaaaaataGAGGTGCACTATTTGCACATAGAGCAGTAGTAGAGGATTTCCCACTCTCATGGCATCTAGATGTTTTGCTCAGAAACAGGGTAAAAAAGCCCACCAACCTCTGTCTTCTTTGCTATGTTATTCCcttcttctgtgtttgtgtgcaaaGAATTGAGCTACTTGCAAATGGGTGAAAAGGACAACTTTGTGAGATGTAATTTAGTTCTGTGCTCTCACTTGCACTAGCGGTCAGGGTATATCCATCACAATGCATTTGCTCTGCCCTCCGAGGCAGGAAAATATGTCAGGGAAGCATCCATCCTGACTGTGCCATGTCATAGGAGATCTgatctgctctctgcaggaagTCTTGGAAGCCACTAAGTGGAATATTCTTAAATTGCGATTGCTGGTTTTATTCAGCATGTTAATTTGCTgggggaaaaatgaggaataaaaaagcaaaatactagTACAAAACATCTTGGGAAAAATAGGCAGTACCcagtttttcactgaaatgtaGTTAAGAACACTCTCTCATGTTTAGGCATAACAATAAgtaaaatgttacagaaaaacAATCTACCATTGGAGTGCAGCaaaggaattcctgctgctcttctgtgtATCTTTAATGCTCTTTGAGCGAAATGTGTATGTATAGGCAGCATAAAATATAGACCTCTTTTCAAAAAGCAatgtttttcattgctttctaC contains:
- the LOC119696114 gene encoding LOW QUALITY PROTEIN: Golgi to ER traffic protein 4 homolog (The sequence of the model RefSeq protein was modified relative to this genomic sequence to represent the inferred CDS: inserted 1 base in 1 codon), which codes for MHQTLFFRYLSQAKHAEARELMYSGXLLFFSHNQQNSAAVQYMLVLESLEKSDAKVAEDLLENLAKLFSLMDPSSPARVTFISRALKWPSGGSGILGHPKLHQSLAVTLWKEQNCSESWYHLHSTDGHGYANMLVEYSLSRRYLSEVDIFLAQAILQFLCLKNKTSASVVFTTYIQKHPLIEKGPPFVQPLLNFIWFLLLAVHGGKLTICTVLCEQYHPSLKRDPLYNEYLDRIGQLYFRVPPKQASSYEGLLGNLLNSLMGTGEDNTEDGQEDSSPIELD